Proteins encoded by one window of Bryobacteraceae bacterium:
- a CDS encoding response regulator transcription factor translates to MAEAKASLIVADLRGLIREGLAALCERSGKFDIAAVCADGAEAFRQVCLLKPDLCVLSIDLPELHPFELMTRAREAGVRTRFGLLAPRQDRKTVLEALRAGSSGFLLEDGPVGDILEGLEQMARGGIYFSPAVDADRIFGAGAQSGDPLERLSTREYQVFSLLVQGVRAKEIANRLNLSPKTIDSHRKNLMQKLDIHDVAGLVRFSMSRQ, encoded by the coding sequence GTGGCCGAGGCGAAAGCCTCCCTGATCGTTGCCGACCTGCGGGGACTGATCCGGGAGGGGCTCGCGGCCCTTTGCGAGCGATCCGGCAAATTCGATATCGCCGCCGTGTGCGCCGATGGCGCCGAGGCCTTCCGGCAGGTGTGTCTGCTCAAGCCGGATCTCTGTGTCCTTTCGATTGATCTCCCGGAGTTGCACCCGTTCGAACTCATGACCCGCGCTCGTGAAGCGGGCGTGCGGACCCGGTTCGGACTGCTTGCGCCGCGGCAGGACCGCAAGACGGTCCTCGAGGCGTTGCGCGCCGGCTCGTCCGGATTTCTGCTCGAGGATGGTCCCGTGGGGGATATTCTGGAGGGTCTGGAGCAAATGGCTCGCGGGGGCATCTACTTCAGCCCGGCGGTGGATGCGGACCGGATCTTTGGCGCAGGCGCGCAGTCTGGCGATCCGCTGGAGCGGCTGAGCACGCGTGAATATCAGGTGTTCTCGCTGCTGGTGCAGGGCGTTCGCGCCAAGGAAATCGCGAACCGCCTCAACCTGAGCCCCAAGACGATCGATAGCCACCGGAAGAATCTGATGCAGAAGCTCGACATCCACGACGTCGCCGGCCTCGTGCGGTTCTCGATGTCGCGTCAGTAA
- a CDS encoding tetratricopeptide repeat protein, which translates to MHLIRTATLVVVPAVLFAVSARAANKEHEAMARDLALLSADVQKMQRSIEDQMLTIKTLLSQVINDTGKSLTQGAGLEVKMTERMQTLERSVNQSMASLNAKIDTMTDEFRRVREDVGDLRGKMNRMDQQLADIKTAVTVIQSAPRVEAPAPPPTAETAPPAETAGPPAGVSAQSLFDGAMRDKSAGRPDLALNQFQDYIKWFSQTESACVAQYQIGEIYMGKQDLVSALVAFDTVLEKYGKSCSHYPNALFMKARALEKGGQPTSAAQEYRKLREDFPGSDWDRKATASLRALGFSTTAPTRKKR; encoded by the coding sequence ATGCATCTGATTCGAACGGCCACCCTGGTTGTTGTGCCGGCCGTGCTGTTTGCCGTTTCCGCGCGCGCCGCCAACAAAGAGCACGAGGCGATGGCCCGCGATCTCGCTCTCCTGTCGGCCGACGTGCAGAAGATGCAGCGCTCGATCGAAGATCAGATGCTCACGATCAAGACGCTGCTCAGCCAGGTGATCAACGATACCGGCAAGTCGCTCACCCAGGGCGCCGGCCTCGAGGTGAAGATGACCGAGCGCATGCAGACGCTCGAGAGATCCGTTAACCAGTCGATGGCCAGCCTCAACGCGAAGATCGACACCATGACCGACGAGTTCCGGCGGGTGCGCGAGGATGTGGGCGACCTGCGCGGAAAGATGAATCGGATGGACCAGCAGTTGGCCGACATCAAAACCGCCGTCACCGTCATCCAGAGCGCGCCGCGGGTGGAGGCCCCCGCGCCGCCTCCCACCGCGGAGACGGCCCCACCGGCGGAAACCGCCGGTCCGCCGGCGGGAGTGAGCGCGCAGTCGCTATTCGATGGCGCGATGCGCGACAAATCGGCGGGCCGCCCGGACCTCGCTCTGAACCAGTTTCAGGACTACATCAAGTGGTTCTCGCAAACCGAATCGGCCTGTGTCGCGCAGTACCAGATCGGCGAGATCTACATGGGTAAGCAGGATCTGGTTTCGGCGCTGGTCGCCTTCGATACGGTGCTCGAGAAGTACGGCAAGAGCTGCAGCCACTATCCGAACGCGCTCTTCATGAAGGCGCGCGCGCTCGAAAAGGGCGGCCAGCCGACTTCGGCGGCGCAGGAGTACCGCAAGCTGCGCGAGGATTTTCCCGGGTCCGACTGGGACCGTAAGGCGACGGCGTCGCTGCGGGCGCTCGGGTTCTCGACGACGGCTCCCACCCGCAAGAAGCGATGA
- a CDS encoding STAS domain-containing protein, with amino-acid sequence MSVKLTTRQVGDVTVIDASGRITLGEGSTAFREKIKELVASGSKKVLINMGEISYIDSSGIGELVSGYTTTTNAGGMLKLLNLGKRVQDLLQITKLYTVFETFDDEAAAVRSFT; translated from the coding sequence GTGAGTGTAAAACTGACAACCCGGCAGGTTGGCGACGTAACGGTGATCGACGCGAGCGGACGCATCACGCTCGGTGAGGGATCGACGGCGTTTCGCGAAAAGATCAAGGAACTGGTGGCTTCGGGCTCGAAGAAGGTGCTCATCAACATGGGCGAGATTTCTTATATCGACAGCTCCGGCATCGGCGAACTCGTCTCCGGCTACACCACCACTACCAACGCCGGCGGCATGCTGAAGCTGCTCAACCTGGGCAAGCGCGTGCAGGACCTGTTGCAGATCACCAAGCTGTACACGGTCTTCGAGACCTTCGATGACGAAGCCGCCGCCGTCCGGAGTTTCACCTAA
- a CDS encoding TonB family protein, protein MADAHVDILEQRESLSRPFAGSLAIHFVLAATVAGFALYQGGPIQAFGTPDAIGGGTPIQPVSSLPMYARSQRLQPLANDTESLVPEKRDTKPSEERPDPEAIGLDKKAKKKKKDSKLDLSAYLDRRRKMLDEKDNQVYSRTGAAASSPILGGKPGTGNLGFGDGNPFGDRFGYYADLVRTCLAREWDTGSVDAGLRQAPIVTMHFDILRTGAVKNVEVFQSSGNLSLDYSCRRAIESCSPFAALPAGFERNSARVEFKFQLKR, encoded by the coding sequence CTCGCGATTCACTTCGTCCTAGCGGCGACGGTGGCCGGGTTCGCCTTGTACCAGGGAGGTCCGATTCAAGCGTTCGGGACGCCGGACGCCATCGGCGGCGGCACGCCGATCCAGCCGGTGTCGTCCTTGCCGATGTACGCGCGCAGCCAGCGCCTGCAGCCGTTGGCGAACGACACGGAATCGCTCGTGCCCGAGAAGCGGGATACGAAGCCCTCCGAGGAGAGGCCAGACCCGGAGGCCATCGGGCTGGACAAAAAAGCCAAGAAGAAGAAAAAAGATTCAAAGCTCGATCTTTCGGCATACCTGGACCGGCGCCGCAAGATGCTCGACGAGAAAGACAACCAGGTTTACAGCCGCACGGGAGCGGCGGCGAGTTCGCCGATTCTCGGTGGCAAACCGGGCACGGGCAATCTCGGCTTCGGCGACGGCAATCCGTTCGGGGACCGCTTCGGCTACTATGCCGACCTGGTGCGAACCTGTCTGGCGCGGGAATGGGACACCGGATCCGTGGACGCTGGGCTGCGGCAGGCGCCGATCGTCACGATGCACTTCGATATCCTGCGAACCGGTGCGGTGAAGAACGTCGAAGTGTTTCAATCGAGCGGAAACCTCTCCCTCGACTACTCCTGCCGGCGGGCGATCGAATCGTGTTCGCCGTTCGCCGCGCTGCCGGCCGGTTTCGAACGCAACTCCGCCCGGGTAGAATTTAAGTTCCAGCTCAAACGATGA
- a CDS encoding OmpA family protein: MNKENKAWRRLAWLMLAFTLLLFAAGCKKKVPPPPPPPPPPVVKTPEAPKPSARVTNFTVEPSTIQRGQSATLRWAVENADSVTIEPGIGTVPATGSRQIYPNESTSYTLTARGPGGNDARTARVTVTEPPAPPPPPPPPAPTETLVQRLERTVSDAYFDYDKYDVREDARATLSRNSDALKEIFRLFPTAVILVEGHCDERGSAEYNLGLGDRRSTSARDFLVQLGVSGDKLKTVSYGKERPQCTDATEDCWQRNRRAHFSVASE, from the coding sequence ATGAACAAAGAAAACAAAGCCTGGAGAAGGCTTGCGTGGCTGATGCTGGCGTTCACGCTGCTGCTGTTCGCCGCCGGCTGTAAGAAGAAGGTTCCGCCGCCGCCGCCACCACCGCCACCGCCCGTGGTGAAGACGCCCGAAGCGCCGAAACCCTCGGCCCGAGTCACCAATTTCACGGTTGAGCCGAGCACGATTCAGCGCGGCCAGTCGGCGACGCTACGCTGGGCGGTGGAGAACGCCGACAGCGTGACGATCGAGCCCGGAATCGGGACGGTTCCCGCGACCGGCTCGCGCCAGATCTACCCGAACGAGTCGACCAGCTATACGCTGACGGCGCGCGGTCCGGGGGGCAACGACGCTCGCACGGCTCGTGTTACGGTGACCGAGCCGCCTGCTCCTCCGCCTCCGCCTCCGCCACCGGCGCCGACGGAAACGCTGGTTCAGAGACTCGAGCGCACGGTGTCGGACGCCTACTTCGACTACGACAAGTACGATGTGCGCGAGGACGCTCGCGCCACTTTGAGCCGCAACTCCGATGCCCTCAAGGAGATATTCCGCCTCTTCCCGACGGCGGTGATCCTCGTCGAGGGCCACTGCGACGAGCGCGGGTCCGCCGAGTACAACCTGGGTCTGGGCGACCGCCGTTCGACTTCGGCGCGCGACTTCCTCGTCCAGCTTGGCGTGTCCGGAGACAAGCTGAAGACGGTGAGCTACGGCAAGGAACGGCCGCAGTGCACCGATGCCACCGAAGACTGCTGGCAGCGGAACCGGCGCGCCCACTTCAGCGTCGCGAGCGAGTAG
- a CDS encoding ATP-binding protein, with product MPENTSGARKHTVLELASNLDSVDQAEAAAMESAANVGFDEDSRHDVGMAVRESMVNAVAHGNRYNARKKVRFQVWERADGVVIEIEDEGKGFDMSDVPDPRAEDNVLRHSGRGLLMIRAYMDEFEIGRREPAGTRVRMAKYLRSE from the coding sequence ATGCCGGAGAACACCAGCGGCGCAAGGAAACACACGGTCCTCGAATTGGCGTCGAACTTGGATAGCGTCGACCAGGCCGAAGCGGCGGCAATGGAATCGGCCGCGAACGTGGGCTTCGACGAAGACAGCCGGCACGACGTCGGTATGGCCGTCCGCGAATCCATGGTCAACGCGGTGGCCCATGGCAACCGGTACAACGCGCGGAAGAAAGTGCGCTTCCAGGTCTGGGAGCGGGCCGACGGCGTGGTGATCGAGATCGAAGACGAGGGCAAGGGTTTCGACATGTCCGACGTCCCAGACCCGCGCGCCGAGGACAACGTGCTGCGGCATTCCGGGCGCGGCCTGTTGATGATCCGCGCCTACATGGACGAGTTTGAAATCGGACGGCGCGAGCCGGCAGGCACGCGCGTCCGTATGGCAAAATACTTGAGATCAGAGTAA
- the deoC gene encoding deoxyribose-phosphate aldolase, with protein sequence MDTNRPPLATYADMAQLFDHSLVRPELTEDQIRDGCDLAAEYGVATVSVRPSDIDIAIRQLRGTNVRVGSLAGFPHGSQNTATKLYEVRDLIRRGAKEIDMVINIGKLVSRQWHYCETELVQMANACHAEGVILKCIVETAYLDHEQKIVACKLMKHAQVDYIKTSTGIAPTGYTREDVALFYSKCHPFVKVKAAHGVRTMERAIEAYEAGADRIGVTATKTMLDAWKAELKRRAESGEPAPAAATATEGSGY encoded by the coding sequence ATGGATACGAACCGCCCGCCGCTAGCCACCTACGCCGATATGGCCCAGCTATTCGACCACTCGCTGGTGCGCCCGGAACTCACCGAGGACCAGATTCGCGACGGCTGCGATCTCGCCGCCGAATACGGCGTGGCTACGGTGTCGGTGCGCCCATCCGACATTGACATCGCCATCCGACAGTTGCGGGGGACCAACGTGCGGGTGGGGAGCCTCGCGGGCTTCCCGCACGGCAGCCAGAACACCGCCACCAAGCTTTACGAGGTCCGCGATCTGATCCGCCGCGGCGCCAAAGAGATCGACATGGTGATCAACATCGGGAAGCTGGTTTCGAGGCAGTGGCACTACTGCGAAACCGAACTCGTCCAGATGGCCAATGCCTGCCATGCCGAAGGCGTCATCCTCAAGTGCATCGTCGAGACCGCGTACCTCGACCACGAACAGAAGATTGTGGCGTGCAAGCTGATGAAGCATGCCCAGGTGGATTACATCAAGACGTCCACGGGCATCGCCCCGACCGGCTACACGCGGGAAGACGTCGCGCTGTTTTATTCGAAGTGCCATCCGTTCGTGAAGGTGAAGGCGGCGCATGGGGTCCGGACGATGGAGCGGGCGATCGAGGCCTACGAGGCCGGCGCGGACCGGATCGGGGTGACGGCGACGAAGACGATGCTGGATGCCTGGAAGGCGGAACTGAAGCGCCGGGCGGAATCGGGCGAGCCGGCTCCGGCGGCGGCGACCGCGACCGAGGGCTCCGGGTACTGA